One part of the Salmo salar chromosome ssa28, Ssal_v3.1, whole genome shotgun sequence genome encodes these proteins:
- the LOC106589836 gene encoding cytohesin-1 isoform X2 has product MMVLKSADGVVPDDLSPEERRELESIHRRKQELLQDIQRLKDEIAEVTNEIDNLGITDERKSMQRNKQVSMGCKKFNMDPKKGIRFLIDSGLLKNTSDDIAQFLYKGEGLNKTAIGDYLGEREDFNLEVLQAFVELHEFTDLNLVQALRQFLWSFRLPGEAQKIDRMIEAFAQRYCHCNPGVFQHSDTCYVLSFAVIMLNTSLHNPNVKDKPSHQRFTAMNRGINDGGDLPEDLLRNLYESIKNEPFKIPEDDGNDLTHTFFNPDREGWLLKLGGRVKTWKRRWFILTDNCLYYFEYTTNCFELFIPDHRDQVIKACKTEADGRVVEGNHTFYRISAPTAEEKEDWVTSIKKAISRDPFYEMVAARKKKVSALTNL; this is encoded by the exons agGCTGAAGGATGAGATAGCAGAGGTGACAAATGAAATTGACAATCTAGGCATTACCGacgagag GAAAAGCATGCAGAGAAACAAGCAGGTGTCCATGGGGTGCAAGAAGTTTAACATGGACCCAAAGAAG GGGATCCGGTTTTTGATTGACAGCGGTCTGCTGAAGAACACCAGCGATGACATCGCACAGTTCCTCTATAAAGGGGAGGGGCTAAACAAGACCGCCATCGGAGACTATCTGGGGGAGAG AGAGGATTTCAATCTTGAGGTTCTACAAGCCTTTGTGGAGCTGCATGAGTTTACTGACCTTAACCTGGTCCAGGCCCTCAG gcaGTTCCTGTGGAGTTTCCGGTTGCCAGGTGAAGCCCAGAAGATCGATCGCATGATTGAGGCTTTTGCCCAGAGATACTGTCACTGTAACCCTGGCGTCTTCCAGCACAGCG ATACGTGTTATGTGTTGTCGTTTGCTGTGATCATGCTGAACACCAGTCTCCATAACCCCAATGTGAAGGACAAACCCTCCCACCAGAGATTCACCGCCATGAACAGAGGAATCAACGATGGCGGAGACTTACCTGAGGACCTACTCAGG aACCTGTATGAGAGTATAAAGAACGAACCCTTTAAGATCCCAGAGGATGATGGGAACGACCTCACACACACTTTCTTCAACCCCGACCGGGAGGGCTGGCTACTCAAACTAG GAGGGCGTGTGAAGACGTGGAAGAGACGATGGTTCATCCTCACAGACAACTGCCTGTACTACTTTGAGTACACTACT aacTGTTTTGAGCTGTTCATCCCGGACCACAGGGATCAGGTGATCAAGGCGTGTAAGACTGAGGCGGACGGACGCGTTGTCGAGGGCAACCACACCTTCTATCGAATCTCCGCCCCCACAGCCGAGGAGAAGGAAGATTGGGTCACCAGCATCAA AAAAGCCATCAGCAGGGACCCCTTCTATGAGATGGTGGCAGCCCGGAAGAAGAAGGTGTCGGCTCTGACTAACCTGTAG
- the LOC106589836 gene encoding cytohesin-1 isoform X3 yields the protein MTCVSKCGQKRKSMQRNKQVSMGCKKFNMDPKKGIRFLIDSGLLKNTSDDIAQFLYKGEGLNKTAIGDYLGEREDFNLEVLQAFVELHEFTDLNLVQALRQFLWSFRLPGEAQKIDRMIEAFAQRYCHCNPGVFQHSDTCYVLSFAVIMLNTSLHNPNVKDKPSHQRFTAMNRGINDGGDLPEDLLRNLYESIKNEPFKIPEDDGNDLTHTFFNPDREGWLLKLGGGRVKTWKRRWFILTDNCLYYFEYTTDKEPRGIIPLENLSIREVDDSKKPNCFELFIPDHRDQVIKACKTEADGRVVEGNHTFYRISAPTAEEKEDWVTSIKKAISRDPFYEMVAARKKKVSALTNL from the exons ATGACCTGTGTCAGTAAATGTGGGCAAAAAAG GAAAAGCATGCAGAGAAACAAGCAGGTGTCCATGGGGTGCAAGAAGTTTAACATGGACCCAAAGAAG GGGATCCGGTTTTTGATTGACAGCGGTCTGCTGAAGAACACCAGCGATGACATCGCACAGTTCCTCTATAAAGGGGAGGGGCTAAACAAGACCGCCATCGGAGACTATCTGGGGGAGAG AGAGGATTTCAATCTTGAGGTTCTACAAGCCTTTGTGGAGCTGCATGAGTTTACTGACCTTAACCTGGTCCAGGCCCTCAG gcaGTTCCTGTGGAGTTTCCGGTTGCCAGGTGAAGCCCAGAAGATCGATCGCATGATTGAGGCTTTTGCCCAGAGATACTGTCACTGTAACCCTGGCGTCTTCCAGCACAGCG ATACGTGTTATGTGTTGTCGTTTGCTGTGATCATGCTGAACACCAGTCTCCATAACCCCAATGTGAAGGACAAACCCTCCCACCAGAGATTCACCGCCATGAACAGAGGAATCAACGATGGCGGAGACTTACCTGAGGACCTACTCAGG aACCTGTATGAGAGTATAAAGAACGAACCCTTTAAGATCCCAGAGGATGATGGGAACGACCTCACACACACTTTCTTCAACCCCGACCGGGAGGGCTGGCTACTCAAACTAGG AGGAGGGCGTGTGAAGACGTGGAAGAGACGATGGTTCATCCTCACAGACAACTGCCTGTACTACTTTGAGTACACTACT gaTAAGGAGCCTAGGGGTATCATCCCTCTGGAGAATCTTAGTATTAGAGAGGTGGATGACTCTAAGAAACCA aacTGTTTTGAGCTGTTCATCCCGGACCACAGGGATCAGGTGATCAAGGCGTGTAAGACTGAGGCGGACGGACGCGTTGTCGAGGGCAACCACACCTTCTATCGAATCTCCGCCCCCACAGCCGAGGAGAAGGAAGATTGGGTCACCAGCATCAA AAAAGCCATCAGCAGGGACCCCTTCTATGAGATGGTGGCAGCCCGGAAGAAGAAGGTGTCGGCTCTGACTAACCTGTAG
- the LOC106589836 gene encoding cytohesin-1 isoform X4, with product MQRNKQVSMGCKKFNMDPKKGIRFLIDSGLLKNTSDDIAQFLYKGEGLNKTAIGDYLGEREDFNLEVLQAFVELHEFTDLNLVQALRQFLWSFRLPGEAQKIDRMIEAFAQRYCHCNPGVFQHSDTCYVLSFAVIMLNTSLHNPNVKDKPSHQRFTAMNRGINDGGDLPEDLLRNLYESIKNEPFKIPEDDGNDLTHTFFNPDREGWLLKLGGGRVKTWKRRWFILTDNCLYYFEYTTDKEPRGIIPLENLSIREVDDSKKPNCFELFIPDHRDQVIKACKTEADGRVVEGNHTFYRISAPTAEEKEDWVTSIKKAISRDPFYEMVAARKKKVSALTNL from the exons ATGCAGAGAAACAAGCAGGTGTCCATGGGGTGCAAGAAGTTTAACATGGACCCAAAGAAG GGGATCCGGTTTTTGATTGACAGCGGTCTGCTGAAGAACACCAGCGATGACATCGCACAGTTCCTCTATAAAGGGGAGGGGCTAAACAAGACCGCCATCGGAGACTATCTGGGGGAGAG AGAGGATTTCAATCTTGAGGTTCTACAAGCCTTTGTGGAGCTGCATGAGTTTACTGACCTTAACCTGGTCCAGGCCCTCAG gcaGTTCCTGTGGAGTTTCCGGTTGCCAGGTGAAGCCCAGAAGATCGATCGCATGATTGAGGCTTTTGCCCAGAGATACTGTCACTGTAACCCTGGCGTCTTCCAGCACAGCG ATACGTGTTATGTGTTGTCGTTTGCTGTGATCATGCTGAACACCAGTCTCCATAACCCCAATGTGAAGGACAAACCCTCCCACCAGAGATTCACCGCCATGAACAGAGGAATCAACGATGGCGGAGACTTACCTGAGGACCTACTCAGG aACCTGTATGAGAGTATAAAGAACGAACCCTTTAAGATCCCAGAGGATGATGGGAACGACCTCACACACACTTTCTTCAACCCCGACCGGGAGGGCTGGCTACTCAAACTAGG AGGAGGGCGTGTGAAGACGTGGAAGAGACGATGGTTCATCCTCACAGACAACTGCCTGTACTACTTTGAGTACACTACT gaTAAGGAGCCTAGGGGTATCATCCCTCTGGAGAATCTTAGTATTAGAGAGGTGGATGACTCTAAGAAACCA aacTGTTTTGAGCTGTTCATCCCGGACCACAGGGATCAGGTGATCAAGGCGTGTAAGACTGAGGCGGACGGACGCGTTGTCGAGGGCAACCACACCTTCTATCGAATCTCCGCCCCCACAGCCGAGGAGAAGGAAGATTGGGTCACCAGCATCAA AAAAGCCATCAGCAGGGACCCCTTCTATGAGATGGTGGCAGCCCGGAAGAAGAAGGTGTCGGCTCTGACTAACCTGTAG
- the LOC106589836 gene encoding cytohesin-1 isoform X1: MMVLKSADGVVPDDLSPEERRELESIHRRKQELLQDIQRLKDEIAEVTNEIDNLGITDERKSMQRNKQVSMGCKKFNMDPKKGIRFLIDSGLLKNTSDDIAQFLYKGEGLNKTAIGDYLGEREDFNLEVLQAFVELHEFTDLNLVQALRQFLWSFRLPGEAQKIDRMIEAFAQRYCHCNPGVFQHSDTCYVLSFAVIMLNTSLHNPNVKDKPSHQRFTAMNRGINDGGDLPEDLLRNLYESIKNEPFKIPEDDGNDLTHTFFNPDREGWLLKLGGRVKTWKRRWFILTDNCLYYFEYTTDKEPRGIIPLENLSIREVDDSKKPNCFELFIPDHRDQVIKACKTEADGRVVEGNHTFYRISAPTAEEKEDWVTSIKKAISRDPFYEMVAARKKKVSALTNL, translated from the exons agGCTGAAGGATGAGATAGCAGAGGTGACAAATGAAATTGACAATCTAGGCATTACCGacgagag GAAAAGCATGCAGAGAAACAAGCAGGTGTCCATGGGGTGCAAGAAGTTTAACATGGACCCAAAGAAG GGGATCCGGTTTTTGATTGACAGCGGTCTGCTGAAGAACACCAGCGATGACATCGCACAGTTCCTCTATAAAGGGGAGGGGCTAAACAAGACCGCCATCGGAGACTATCTGGGGGAGAG AGAGGATTTCAATCTTGAGGTTCTACAAGCCTTTGTGGAGCTGCATGAGTTTACTGACCTTAACCTGGTCCAGGCCCTCAG gcaGTTCCTGTGGAGTTTCCGGTTGCCAGGTGAAGCCCAGAAGATCGATCGCATGATTGAGGCTTTTGCCCAGAGATACTGTCACTGTAACCCTGGCGTCTTCCAGCACAGCG ATACGTGTTATGTGTTGTCGTTTGCTGTGATCATGCTGAACACCAGTCTCCATAACCCCAATGTGAAGGACAAACCCTCCCACCAGAGATTCACCGCCATGAACAGAGGAATCAACGATGGCGGAGACTTACCTGAGGACCTACTCAGG aACCTGTATGAGAGTATAAAGAACGAACCCTTTAAGATCCCAGAGGATGATGGGAACGACCTCACACACACTTTCTTCAACCCCGACCGGGAGGGCTGGCTACTCAAACTAG GAGGGCGTGTGAAGACGTGGAAGAGACGATGGTTCATCCTCACAGACAACTGCCTGTACTACTTTGAGTACACTACT gaTAAGGAGCCTAGGGGTATCATCCCTCTGGAGAATCTTAGTATTAGAGAGGTGGATGACTCTAAGAAACCA aacTGTTTTGAGCTGTTCATCCCGGACCACAGGGATCAGGTGATCAAGGCGTGTAAGACTGAGGCGGACGGACGCGTTGTCGAGGGCAACCACACCTTCTATCGAATCTCCGCCCCCACAGCCGAGGAGAAGGAAGATTGGGTCACCAGCATCAA AAAAGCCATCAGCAGGGACCCCTTCTATGAGATGGTGGCAGCCCGGAAGAAGAAGGTGTCGGCTCTGACTAACCTGTAG